In one Kitasatospora cineracea genomic region, the following are encoded:
- a CDS encoding sialidase family protein, whose product MALSPPHARALLTVGALTLTALPLGVATASATAPVGQSAVVSQDCASGGRIQQTVVNNTATPTTFTLTWPGNGTWSATVAAFDSSHFYFTKPSGTAYTFRTTTPQGYDNTVSGTLDCSNALDANVSLECPRNADGSLPASHRLRITLDNRTAAAQTFTVAWPGRTNSPWTVSVPAMSGDSSLYWTLPNGTPYTFNLAATGSSWSSTQSGTANCGLAAGTPGMNAQTVLTTATPISGVNALAANGVSYTTTTTTAKSVRIPALAQTASGTVIATADARIDGGADLGGGTNNIQVAMVRSTDGGATFSAPRIIAHPATTAEGYGDSSLLVDRTTGRVFCFFTYSPKVGVGYYGSTAGDTSATATTNTHVRYVTSDDDGATWSAPVDLNPSVRDASWAGMFASSGHGVQLASGRLVQPMVYHDAAGDHAANLYSDDHGASWHAGGSAATGVNESKAIQRSTGKVVQNMRSNAGGNRWYATTSDATDVAGGFGTAWNSGLLDPGCNGDEISYLRPTDTDAAGHPLLTPTAVLSNTATANNATRQDLTVRISQDDGASWPHRTLLKAGPSGYSSAAVLNDGTVADLYEIGSTGGIVYTNFTTAWVSGS is encoded by the coding sequence GTGGCCCTGTCCCCTCCGCACGCCCGCGCCCTCCTCACCGTCGGCGCCCTCACTCTCACCGCCCTCCCGCTCGGCGTCGCCACCGCGTCCGCCACAGCCCCGGTCGGCCAGTCGGCCGTGGTCAGCCAGGACTGCGCCTCCGGCGGCCGGATCCAGCAGACGGTGGTGAACAACACCGCCACCCCCACCACGTTCACCCTCACCTGGCCGGGCAACGGCACCTGGAGCGCGACCGTCGCGGCCTTCGACTCCTCGCACTTCTACTTCACCAAGCCGTCCGGCACCGCCTACACCTTCCGCACCACCACCCCGCAGGGCTACGACAACACCGTCAGCGGCACCCTGGACTGCTCGAACGCGCTGGACGCCAACGTCAGCCTGGAGTGCCCGCGGAACGCCGACGGCTCACTGCCCGCGAGCCACCGCCTGCGGATCACCCTGGACAACCGCACCGCCGCCGCGCAGACCTTCACCGTCGCCTGGCCGGGCCGCACCAACTCGCCGTGGACGGTGAGCGTCCCGGCGATGTCCGGCGACTCCTCGCTGTACTGGACCCTCCCGAACGGCACCCCCTACACCTTCAACCTGGCCGCCACCGGCAGCAGTTGGAGCAGCACCCAGTCCGGCACCGCGAACTGCGGCCTGGCGGCCGGCACCCCGGGCATGAACGCGCAGACCGTCCTCACCACCGCCACCCCGATCAGCGGCGTCAACGCCCTTGCCGCGAACGGGGTTTCGTACACCACCACGACCACCACCGCGAAGTCGGTGCGGATCCCCGCCCTGGCCCAGACCGCGTCCGGCACGGTGATCGCCACCGCCGACGCCCGGATCGACGGCGGCGCCGACCTCGGCGGCGGGACGAACAACATCCAGGTGGCGATGGTCCGTTCGACCGACGGCGGGGCGACCTTCTCGGCGCCCCGGATCATCGCCCACCCCGCGACCACCGCGGAGGGCTACGGCGACTCCAGCCTGCTGGTGGACCGGACCACCGGCCGGGTGTTCTGCTTCTTCACCTACTCGCCCAAGGTCGGCGTCGGCTACTACGGCTCCACCGCCGGCGACACCTCCGCCACCGCCACCACCAACACCCACGTCCGGTACGTCACCTCGGACGACGACGGCGCCACCTGGAGCGCCCCCGTCGACCTCAACCCGTCCGTCCGCGACGCGAGTTGGGCCGGCATGTTCGCCTCCTCCGGGCACGGCGTGCAACTCGCCTCCGGCCGCCTGGTGCAGCCGATGGTCTACCACGACGCGGCGGGCGACCACGCGGCGAACCTCTACTCCGACGACCACGGCGCCAGCTGGCACGCCGGCGGCTCCGCGGCCACCGGCGTGAACGAGTCCAAGGCGATCCAGCGCAGCACCGGCAAGGTCGTCCAGAACATGCGCTCCAACGCGGGCGGCAACCGCTGGTACGCCACCACCTCCGACGCCACCGACGTGGCCGGCGGCTTCGGCACCGCCTGGAACTCCGGCCTGCTGGACCCGGGTTGCAACGGCGACGAGATCTCCTACCTGCGCCCCACCGACACCGACGCCGCCGGCCACCCGCTGCTCACCCCCACCGCCGTCCTCTCCAACACCGCCACCGCCAACAACGCCACCCGCCAGGACCTCACCGTCCGCATCAGCCAGGACGACGGCGCCAGCTGGCCCCACCGCACCCTCCTCAAGGCCGGCCCCAGCGGCTACTCCAGCGCGGCGGTCCTCAACGACGGCACGGTGGCCGACCTGTACGAGATCGGCAGCACCGGCGGCATCGTGTACACCAACTTCACCACCGCCTGGGTGAGCGGTTCCTGA
- a CDS encoding N-acetylmannosamine-6-phosphate 2-epimerase: protein MATHQLPFPVQRLRGRLVVSCQAYPGEPLRDPDAMRRMALAALEGGAAGVRAQGLADLRAIRAATDVPLIGLWKDGASGVVITPTAGHVRQVAATGAEIVALDATSRPRPDGRPLAESFAAAHEAGALVMADVATFEEGLRAAESGADLVGTTLSGYTDDSPHLPGPDLELVSRLAAALDVPVVAEGRIHTPAQARAALEAGAFAVVVGTAITHPTTLTRWFAAEVDAAHRPPSR, encoded by the coding sequence ATGGCCACTCATCAACTCCCCTTCCCCGTCCAAAGGTTGCGCGGCCGCCTGGTCGTCTCCTGCCAGGCGTACCCCGGCGAGCCGCTGCGCGACCCGGACGCGATGCGGCGGATGGCGCTCGCCGCGCTGGAGGGCGGGGCGGCCGGTGTCCGGGCGCAGGGGCTGGCGGATCTGCGGGCGATCCGGGCCGCGACGGACGTGCCGCTGATCGGGCTGTGGAAGGACGGCGCGTCCGGGGTGGTGATCACGCCGACGGCCGGGCACGTCCGGCAGGTCGCGGCGACGGGGGCGGAGATCGTGGCCCTGGACGCGACGTCCCGGCCCCGGCCGGACGGGCGGCCGCTCGCGGAGTCGTTCGCGGCCGCGCACGAGGCGGGCGCGCTGGTGATGGCGGACGTGGCGACCTTCGAGGAGGGCCTGCGCGCCGCCGAGTCGGGCGCCGACCTGGTGGGCACCACGCTCTCCGGCTACACCGACGACTCGCCCCACCTGCCCGGCCCGGACCTGGAGTTGGTGTCCCGGCTGGCCGCCGCGCTGGACGTCCCGGTGGTCGCCGAGGGCCGGATCCACACCCCCGCCCAGGCCCGCGCCGCGCTGGAGGCCGGCGCCTTCGCGGTCGTGGTGGGCACCGCGATCACCCACCCGACCACCCTGACCCGCTGGTTCGCCGCCGAGGTCGACGCCGCGCACCGGCCGCCGTCCCGCTGA
- a CDS encoding ROK family protein, whose product MDIGGTKTSAALVGPDGAVGPVVTVPTPAAEGPAAVLAAVAGAVRALGGAPVAVGVGSAGVIDPVRGRVVSATDAMPGWAGTELRSGLEQLLGLPVAVDNDVHAHALGEAWTGAARGARCVLLVAVGTGVGGSLLIDGRVHHGARQVAGHLGHLAVPAATGLPCTCGGTGHVEAVAAGPALHAAYRRAGGSPDVPDLRAVAALAAAGDDRATRVLATGARALGQAIGGLANVLDPDLVLIGGGVAHCGPPWWDPLRAAFAAELLPPLAELPLTACALGPTAAIVGAARLVEAAEPRQVLGERRAPVC is encoded by the coding sequence GTGGACATCGGCGGGACGAAGACCTCCGCCGCGCTGGTCGGGCCGGACGGCGCGGTCGGGCCGGTCGTCACCGTGCCGACGCCCGCCGCCGAGGGGCCGGCCGCCGTACTGGCGGCGGTGGCCGGAGCGGTCCGGGCGCTCGGCGGCGCGCCGGTCGCGGTCGGGGTCGGCAGCGCGGGCGTGATCGATCCGGTGCGCGGCCGGGTCGTCTCGGCGACCGACGCGATGCCGGGCTGGGCGGGCACCGAACTCCGTTCCGGGCTGGAGCAGTTGCTCGGTCTGCCGGTCGCCGTCGACAACGACGTGCACGCGCACGCTCTCGGCGAGGCGTGGACGGGGGCCGCGCGCGGCGCCCGCTGCGTGCTGCTGGTCGCGGTCGGGACGGGCGTCGGCGGGTCGCTGCTGATCGACGGCCGGGTCCACCACGGCGCCCGGCAGGTCGCCGGGCACCTGGGCCACCTCGCCGTCCCCGCCGCCACCGGCCTGCCCTGCACCTGCGGCGGCACCGGCCACGTCGAGGCGGTCGCCGCCGGGCCCGCCCTGCACGCCGCGTACCGCCGCGCGGGCGGCTCCCCGGACGTCCCCGACCTGCGGGCCGTCGCCGCCCTCGCCGCGGCCGGCGACGACCGCGCCACCCGCGTCCTGGCCACCGGCGCCCGGGCCCTCGGCCAGGCGATCGGCGGCCTCGCCAACGTCCTCGACCCGGACCTCGTCCTGATCGGCGGCGGCGTCGCCCACTGCGGCCCGCCCTGGTGGGACCCGCTGCGCGCCGCCTTCGCCGCCGAACTCCTCCCCCCGCTCGCCGAACTCCCGCTCACCGCCTGCGCCCTGGGCCCCACCGCCGCGATCGTCGGCGCGGCCCGCCTGGTCGAGGCAGCGGAGCCCCGCCAGGTGCTCGGGGAACGGCGGGCCCCGGTCTGCTGA
- a CDS encoding dihydrodipicolinate synthase family protein, with product MTARRPAFSGVVPPVVTPLTADGDIDTASLERLVGFLLEGGVDGLFALGSSSETAYLTEAQRTRVLEVVVGANAGQVPVIAGCIETTTNRVIERALISRESGADAVVATAPFYTRTHPVEIERHFREIAAAAELPLFAYDIPVCVHNKLDTAMLLRLAADGVLAGVKDSSGDDVAFRYLCLGARELPEFAVLTGHEVVVDGALLGGADGVVPGLGNVDPHGYRRLADHAAAGDWAAAAAEQDRLARLFEIVTVAENTSGTAAGLGAFKTALMLRGIITTNAMSTPMTAYDAEQTAAVAALLDRAGLR from the coding sequence ATGACCGCCCGCCGCCCCGCCTTCTCCGGCGTCGTCCCGCCCGTCGTCACCCCGCTCACCGCCGACGGCGACATCGACACCGCCTCGCTGGAACGCCTGGTCGGCTTCCTGCTGGAGGGCGGCGTGGACGGCCTGTTCGCGCTCGGCAGCTCCAGCGAGACCGCCTACCTCACCGAGGCCCAGCGCACCCGCGTCCTGGAGGTCGTGGTCGGCGCGAACGCCGGCCAGGTCCCGGTGATCGCCGGCTGCATCGAGACCACCACCAACCGGGTGATCGAACGGGCCCTGATCTCACGGGAATCGGGCGCGGACGCGGTGGTCGCCACCGCCCCGTTCTACACCCGCACCCACCCCGTGGAGATCGAACGGCACTTCCGCGAGATCGCGGCCGCCGCCGAACTCCCGCTGTTCGCCTACGACATCCCGGTCTGCGTGCACAACAAGCTGGACACCGCGATGCTGCTCCGGCTGGCCGCGGACGGCGTGCTGGCCGGCGTCAAGGACTCCTCCGGCGACGACGTCGCCTTCCGCTACCTGTGCCTGGGCGCACGGGAGTTGCCCGAGTTCGCGGTCCTCACCGGCCACGAGGTCGTGGTCGACGGCGCGCTGCTCGGCGGCGCCGACGGCGTCGTCCCCGGCCTCGGCAACGTCGACCCGCACGGCTACCGCCGCCTCGCCGACCACGCCGCCGCCGGCGACTGGGCCGCCGCCGCGGCCGAACAGGACCGGCTGGCCCGGCTGTTCGAGATCGTCACCGTCGCCGAGAACACCTCCGGCACCGCCGCGGGCCTCGGCGCCTTCAAGACCGCGCTGATGCTGCGCGGCATCATCACCACCAACGCGATGAGCACCCCCATGACCGCGTACGACGCCGAGCAGACCGCCGCCGTCGCCGCCCTCCTCGACCGGGCCGGGCTGCGTTGA
- a CDS encoding oligopeptide/dipeptide ABC transporter ATP-binding protein — protein sequence MTTPVPNPVPSPVLSLDGVHVRHRARSGGLFRRDAVHALTDANLTVGKGEILGLVGESGCGKSTLARVLTGLQRPTEGTVAFRGEDLWALPGHRRRREFGSSVGMVFQDASTALNPRLPVGRILRDPLDVHRRGTPAEREARVEELLDLVGLPGHVVRNLPGQLSGGQRQRVAIARALALEPEVVVADEPTSALDVSVRAQVLNLLVDLRERLGLGMVFISHDIQTVRYLADRLAVLYLGRVVEEGRAEQVAAAPAHPYTRALLSATPSLLEDTERIVLHGPVPSATNPPSGCPFRTRCWKADDACATAFPAADGDDARRWHCVHPETTPARSTS from the coding sequence ATGACCACTCCGGTGCCGAATCCCGTGCCGAGTCCCGTCCTGAGCCTGGACGGTGTGCACGTCCGCCACCGGGCCCGCAGCGGCGGCCTGTTCCGGCGGGACGCGGTGCACGCCCTGACCGACGCCAACCTGACCGTCGGCAAGGGCGAGATCCTCGGTCTGGTCGGCGAGTCCGGCTGCGGGAAGTCCACCCTGGCCCGGGTGCTGACCGGCCTGCAGCGCCCCACCGAGGGCACCGTCGCCTTCCGCGGCGAGGACCTGTGGGCGCTGCCCGGCCACCGGCGCCGCCGCGAGTTCGGCTCCAGCGTCGGCATGGTGTTCCAGGACGCCTCCACCGCGCTCAACCCGCGGCTGCCGGTCGGCCGGATCCTGCGCGACCCGCTGGACGTCCACCGGCGCGGCACCCCCGCCGAACGCGAGGCCCGGGTCGAGGAGTTGCTCGACCTGGTCGGCCTGCCCGGCCACGTGGTGCGCAACCTGCCCGGCCAGCTCTCCGGCGGCCAGCGCCAACGCGTCGCCATCGCCCGGGCGCTGGCCCTGGAACCGGAGGTCGTGGTCGCCGACGAGCCGACCAGCGCGCTGGACGTCTCGGTCCGCGCCCAGGTCCTCAACCTGCTGGTCGACCTGCGCGAACGCCTGGGCCTGGGCATGGTGTTCATCTCGCACGACATCCAGACCGTCCGATACCTGGCCGACCGGCTGGCCGTGCTCTACCTCGGCCGGGTGGTCGAGGAGGGCCGCGCCGAACAGGTCGCCGCCGCACCCGCCCACCCGTACACCCGGGCCCTGCTCTCCGCCACCCCCAGCCTGCTGGAGGACACCGAGCGGATCGTCCTGCACGGCCCCGTCCCCTCCGCCACCAACCCGCCCTCCGGCTGCCCGTTCCGCACCCGCTGCTGGAAGGCCGACGACGCCTGCGCCACCGCGTTCCCCGCCGCCGACGGCGACGACGCGCGGCGCTGGCACTGCGTCCACCCCGAGACCACCCCCGCAAGGAGCACGTCATGA
- a CDS encoding dipeptide/oligopeptide/nickel ABC transporter permease/ATP-binding protein, giving the protein MRIGLLRSLARPGIAFRRLPLASRIALGVLLLVLCAAALGPLFTQDPLATGLPVQPPSGAHWFGTDRAGRDVFARVVGGARYSLVIGLGATLVALLLGSVLGAFAATSRKAGDEGVMRTLDVVMAFPPIALAAVLVTIFGTSVPILVCTIAFVYVPMLTRVVRANVQSQYGEDYVAAEQVIGARRGWIVLRHVAVNCAAPVAVFATVLVAEAIIFEASLSFLGAGVQQPNPSWGNVLAYGQQILLAGGWWATLFPGLAILVTVLALNVLAEGLTDATASPAKSVPVQGGSEPTAVAVEPAAVAVEPGDERVSAALEVLAERIAARPGPVAPVPDDAPELLAVRDLSIRFPDRYGEVAVVDGLSFTVRQGETLGLVGESGCGKSITSLAVMGLLARGAEVSGRIEYRGRDLLTLDAKERRALAGPEIAMVYQDALSSLNPSVLVGRQLRQLTSRGGTKTPAELLELVGLSPERTLRSYPHELSGGQRQRVLIAMALSRDPKLLIADEPTTALDVTVQAQVVELLVRLREELGFAMVLVSHDLALVGDLAHRVAVMYAGQLAELGDTDALLTDPAHHYTRGLLGSVVSLEAGSERLHQIRGVVPAPQRFNSGCRFATRCAAATELCRTTPPQAADRSAGHAFACHHPAADRLEGSLR; this is encoded by the coding sequence ATGCGTATCGGACTCCTGCGCTCGCTGGCCCGCCCCGGCATCGCCTTCCGCCGGCTGCCGCTCGCCTCCCGGATCGCCCTCGGCGTGCTGCTGCTGGTGCTGTGCGCGGCCGCCCTCGGCCCGCTGTTCACCCAGGACCCGCTGGCCACCGGCCTGCCGGTCCAACCCCCGAGCGGCGCCCACTGGTTCGGCACCGACCGGGCCGGACGCGACGTGTTCGCCCGGGTGGTCGGCGGCGCCCGCTACTCGCTGGTGATCGGCCTCGGCGCGACCCTGGTCGCGCTGCTGCTCGGCAGCGTGCTCGGCGCGTTCGCCGCCACTTCCCGCAAGGCGGGCGACGAGGGCGTGATGCGCACCCTCGACGTGGTGATGGCCTTCCCGCCGATCGCGCTGGCCGCCGTGCTGGTCACCATCTTCGGCACCAGCGTGCCGATCCTGGTGTGCACGATCGCCTTCGTCTACGTGCCGATGCTGACCCGGGTGGTGCGCGCCAACGTCCAGTCCCAGTACGGCGAGGACTACGTGGCCGCCGAGCAGGTGATCGGCGCCCGGCGCGGCTGGATCGTGCTGCGGCACGTCGCCGTCAACTGCGCCGCGCCCGTCGCGGTGTTCGCCACCGTGCTGGTCGCCGAGGCGATCATCTTCGAGGCCAGCCTGTCCTTCCTCGGCGCCGGCGTGCAGCAGCCCAACCCGAGCTGGGGCAACGTGCTCGCCTACGGGCAGCAGATCCTGCTGGCCGGCGGCTGGTGGGCGACGCTCTTCCCCGGCCTGGCCATCCTGGTCACCGTGCTGGCACTGAACGTGCTCGCCGAAGGGCTCACCGACGCCACCGCCTCCCCCGCCAAGTCCGTTCCCGTGCAGGGGGGTTCGGAGCCCACCGCGGTCGCCGTCGAGCCCGCCGCGGTCGCCGTCGAGCCCGGGGACGAGCGGGTCTCGGCCGCGCTGGAGGTGCTCGCCGAGCGGATCGCCGCCCGGCCCGGCCCGGTGGCGCCCGTCCCGGACGACGCGCCCGAGCTGCTCGCGGTGCGCGACCTGTCGATCCGCTTCCCCGACCGCTACGGCGAGGTCGCCGTGGTCGACGGCCTGTCCTTCACCGTCCGGCAGGGCGAGACCCTGGGCCTGGTCGGCGAGTCCGGCTGCGGCAAGTCGATCACCTCGCTGGCCGTGATGGGCCTGCTGGCCCGGGGCGCCGAGGTCTCCGGCCGGATCGAGTACCGCGGCCGGGACCTGCTCACCCTGGACGCCAAGGAGCGCCGCGCCCTGGCCGGCCCCGAGATCGCCATGGTCTACCAGGACGCGCTCTCCTCGCTCAACCCGTCCGTGCTGGTCGGCCGGCAGCTGCGCCAGCTCACCTCCCGCGGCGGCACCAAGACGCCCGCCGAACTGCTCGAACTGGTAGGCCTCTCCCCCGAACGCACCCTGCGCTCCTACCCGCACGAGCTCTCCGGCGGCCAGCGCCAGCGCGTCCTGATCGCCATGGCGCTCTCCCGCGACCCGAAGCTGCTGATCGCCGACGAGCCGACCACCGCGCTCGACGTCACCGTGCAGGCCCAGGTCGTCGAACTACTGGTGCGGCTGCGCGAGGAGCTCGGCTTCGCCATGGTGCTGGTCTCCCACGACCTCGCCCTGGTCGGCGACCTGGCCCACCGGGTGGCCGTCATGTACGCCGGGCAGCTCGCCGAACTCGGCGACACCGACGCCCTGTTGACCGACCCCGCGCACCACTACACCCGCGGCCTGCTCGGCTCGGTGGTCTCCCTGGAGGCCGGGTCCGAGCGCCTGCACCAGATCCGCGGCGTGGTGCCCGCCCCGCAGCGCTTCAACTCCGGCTGCCGGTTCGCCACCCGCTGCGCCGCGGCCACCGAACTGTGCCGCACCACCCCGCCGCAGGCCGCCGACCGCTCCGCCGGACACGCCTTCGCCTGCCACCACCCGGCGGCCGACCGCCTCGAAGGGAGCCTGCGATGA
- a CDS encoding ABC transporter permease — protein sequence MLVFLRLALRRLAMLPVMVLGVTLLVFVVLQFSPADPAYNALGDGASEQARQAFAAANGLDDPLPVRYVRFLGDLLHGNLGVTVPPSTPVSDRIATAFPLTLQLTLLGLAIAIVLALALGITGALYRDRWPDQLTRVLSISGVAIPSFWLGIVLIQELALNRSILPTGGYVNPADSVGGWLETMILPAVSLAIPVAAGLARLVRTSMVAELDRDYVRTATGNGLPRSVVIRGVLRNALVTPLTVLGLRVGYLLSGAVVIETIFDLPGMGKLILEGVTGGDVALVQGTVLTIAVVFLAVNVLVDLLVLLVNPRVRTV from the coding sequence ATGCTCGTATTCCTCCGGCTCGCGCTGCGGCGGCTCGCCATGCTGCCGGTGATGGTCCTCGGCGTGACCCTGCTGGTCTTCGTGGTGCTCCAGTTCTCGCCCGCCGACCCGGCGTACAACGCCCTCGGCGACGGCGCCTCGGAGCAGGCCCGGCAGGCGTTCGCCGCCGCCAACGGCCTCGACGACCCGCTGCCGGTGCGCTACGTCCGCTTCCTCGGCGACCTGCTGCACGGCAACCTCGGGGTGACCGTGCCGCCCAGCACGCCCGTCTCGGACCGGATCGCCACCGCGTTCCCGCTGACCCTGCAACTCACCCTGCTCGGCCTGGCCATCGCGATCGTGCTGGCGCTCGCCCTCGGCATCACCGGCGCGCTGTACCGCGACCGCTGGCCCGACCAGCTGACCCGGGTGCTGTCCATCTCCGGCGTCGCGATCCCGTCGTTCTGGCTCGGCATCGTGCTGATCCAGGAACTCGCCCTGAACCGCTCGATCCTGCCGACCGGCGGCTACGTCAACCCGGCCGACTCGGTGGGCGGCTGGCTGGAGACGATGATCCTGCCCGCCGTCTCGCTGGCGATCCCGGTGGCCGCCGGACTGGCCCGGCTGGTGCGCACCTCGATGGTCGCCGAACTCGACCGCGACTACGTGCGCACCGCGACCGGCAACGGCCTGCCGCGCTCCGTGGTGATCCGCGGCGTGCTGCGCAACGCGCTGGTGACCCCGCTGACGGTGCTGGGCCTGCGGGTCGGCTACCTGCTGTCCGGCGCCGTGGTGATCGAGACCATCTTCGACCTGCCCGGCATGGGCAAGCTGATCCTCGAGGGCGTCACCGGCGGCGACGTCGCCCTGGTGCAGGGCACGGTGCTGACCATCGCGGTGGTCTTCCTCGCCGTCAACGTCCTCGTCGACCTGCTCGTCCTGCTCGTCAACCCCCGTGTCAGGACGGTGTGA
- a CDS encoding ABC transporter substrate-binding protein codes for MLERTSKEVDRRGFLRLVGALTTATAIAGSVAACGGPSSTAAGSTSGGDAEGGSNGTIEAGISYALSTGFDPMTSSGATPVAANLHVFEGLVDLDPATREPYAALAAAMPQQVDDTTWRARLRSGATFHDGSPVTAEDVVFSFGRILDPANSSLIVQFLPFLDTVTAVDSGTVEFRLKYAFPLFATRISVVKVVPKKVVEADQKAFDAKPTGSGPYKVVEATRQDKIAFQRHDAYNGPRPAKAAAMVWRLTSDPTARVSSLVSGRVQAIEDVPYVDVAGLKGKAVTESVESFGNLFLMFNFARKPFDDKRVRQALHYALDVDKIVATAMYGNGIASTSYLQPSHPDYHRAATVYGHDPEKARALLAEAGASGLSVTLLTTNTGWVNDIAPLIKESWDAVGVKTTLDIGDSSGQYKKVDAGDFGVMAAPGDPSVFGNDVDLLLRWFYGEGVWTTKRFRWAGSSEDQQVRGLLDQAARTADAAARSALWNQVIDLVAEQAVLYPVVHRKLPTAWSDKKLAGFKPLPTTGLSFLGVSAA; via the coding sequence GTGCTGGAACGGACGTCCAAGGAAGTCGACCGCCGCGGCTTCCTGCGCCTGGTCGGCGCCCTCACCACCGCCACCGCGATCGCCGGTTCGGTCGCCGCCTGCGGCGGCCCGTCCTCCACCGCCGCGGGCTCCACCTCCGGCGGCGACGCCGAGGGCGGCAGCAACGGCACCATCGAGGCCGGCATCTCGTACGCGCTGTCCACCGGCTTCGACCCGATGACCTCCTCCGGCGCCACCCCCGTGGCCGCCAACCTGCACGTCTTCGAGGGCCTGGTCGACCTCGACCCGGCCACCCGCGAGCCGTACGCGGCGCTCGCCGCCGCGATGCCGCAGCAGGTCGACGACACCACCTGGCGGGCCCGGCTGCGCTCCGGCGCGACCTTCCACGACGGCTCGCCGGTCACCGCCGAGGACGTGGTGTTCTCCTTCGGCCGGATCCTCGACCCGGCCAACTCCTCGCTGATCGTGCAGTTCCTGCCGTTCCTGGACACCGTCACCGCGGTGGACTCCGGCACCGTGGAGTTCAGGCTGAAGTACGCGTTCCCGCTGTTCGCCACCCGCATCTCGGTGGTCAAGGTCGTCCCGAAGAAGGTCGTCGAGGCCGACCAGAAGGCGTTCGACGCCAAGCCCACCGGCTCCGGCCCGTACAAGGTGGTCGAGGCGACCCGGCAGGACAAGATCGCCTTCCAGCGGCACGACGCCTACAACGGCCCGCGCCCGGCCAAGGCCGCGGCCATGGTGTGGCGGCTGACCTCCGACCCGACCGCCCGGGTCTCCTCGCTGGTCTCCGGCCGGGTGCAGGCGATCGAGGACGTGCCGTACGTCGACGTGGCCGGGCTGAAGGGCAAGGCCGTCACCGAGTCGGTGGAGAGCTTCGGCAACCTGTTCCTGATGTTCAACTTCGCCCGCAAGCCGTTCGACGACAAGCGGGTGCGCCAGGCGCTGCACTACGCGCTGGACGTCGACAAGATCGTCGCCACCGCGATGTACGGCAACGGCATCGCCTCCACCAGCTACCTGCAGCCCAGCCACCCCGACTACCACCGGGCGGCCACTGTCTACGGGCACGACCCGGAGAAGGCCAGGGCGCTGCTCGCGGAGGCCGGGGCGAGCGGGCTGTCGGTGACCCTGCTGACCACCAACACCGGCTGGGTCAACGACATCGCGCCGCTGATCAAGGAGAGCTGGGACGCGGTCGGCGTGAAGACCACGCTCGACATCGGCGACTCCTCCGGCCAGTACAAGAAGGTCGACGCGGGCGACTTCGGGGTGATGGCCGCGCCCGGCGACCCGTCGGTGTTCGGCAACGACGTCGACCTGCTGCTGCGCTGGTTCTACGGCGAGGGCGTGTGGACCACCAAGCGCTTCCGCTGGGCCGGCTCGTCCGAGGACCAGCAGGTGCGCGGCCTGCTCGACCAGGCCGCCCGGACCGCCGACGCCGCGGCCCGCTCCGCGCTGTGGAACCAGGTGATCGACCTGGTCGCCGAACAGGCCGTGCTGTACCCGGTGGTGCACCGCAAGCTGCCCACCGCGTGGAGCGACAAGAAGCTGGCCGGCTTCAAGCCGCTGCCCACCACCGGCCTGTCCTTCCTCGGCGTCTCCGCCGCGTAG
- a CDS encoding FadR/GntR family transcriptional regulator, producing the protein MTTAAGSRFGNGPQRRADPPTWAFRPGPGPAKPPVVDQIKAYILRGRLRPGDPLPSENELCEIFGAGRSSVREAIKVLDALDIVQVRHGHGTFVGRLSLSALVESLSFRGLLSPDDDFRVLSDLVDVRELFERAMAGRIIDALLPVHLDQLAHLVGEMEAGLRLGQDIVAADRSFHALLLQPLANELVAQLSSACWEVHAVVAPHLNIVTAQDEADTVEAHRAMVEALRIGDARRFTEAVRRHYVPVRRRIAAARAEAVANRA; encoded by the coding sequence ATGACGACCGCCGCAGGTTCACGATTCGGCAACGGCCCGCAACGCCGGGCCGACCCGCCGACCTGGGCGTTCCGCCCCGGACCCGGCCCGGCGAAGCCGCCGGTGGTGGACCAGATCAAGGCGTACATCCTGCGCGGCCGCCTCAGGCCCGGGGACCCGCTGCCCAGCGAGAACGAGCTCTGCGAGATCTTCGGCGCCGGCCGCTCCAGCGTCCGCGAGGCGATCAAGGTGCTGGACGCGCTGGACATCGTCCAGGTCCGGCACGGCCACGGCACCTTCGTCGGCCGGCTCAGCCTCTCCGCCCTGGTGGAGAGCCTCAGCTTCCGCGGCCTGCTCAGCCCCGACGACGACTTCCGGGTGCTCTCCGACCTGGTCGACGTCCGGGAGCTGTTCGAGCGCGCCATGGCGGGCCGGATCATCGACGCGCTGCTCCCCGTCCACCTGGATCAACTCGCCCACCTGGTGGGGGAGATGGAGGCCGGGCTGCGGCTCGGACAGGACATCGTGGCGGCCGACCGCAGCTTCCACGCGCTGCTGCTCCAGCCGCTCGCCAACGAGCTGGTCGCCCAGCTCTCCTCGGCCTGCTGGGAGGTGCACGCGGTGGTCGCCCCGCACCTGAACATCGTCACCGCGCAGGACGAGGCCGACACCGTCGAGGCCCACCGCGCCATGGTCGAGGCGCTGCGGATCGGCGACGCCCGCCGCTTCACCGAGGCCGTGCGCCGGCACTACGTCCCGGTCCGCCGCCGGATCGCCGCCGCCCGCGCGGAGGCCGTCGCCAACCGGGCCTAA